A region of the Romboutsia hominis genome:
TAAGTTCAATATCTTTAACCATGCAATCTTTAACACATAGAGAACATCCTATACAAAGATCCTTATCTACTTTCATCATAAAAAACACTCCCTTTAATTTATATAATATCTTTCAATTTTAATTTATATGTCTTAATTATTTTGGTATACTAATAAGTAAAATTCATAAGAAAATACAAATATATTTATTAAGGATAATAGTGATTATAGCACTGTTATAACCACTATGTCTAATTTAAAATATTCATAAACATATAACTTTTAGTTATAGATTTGATAAATTATAAAAAGGAGTAGAAAATGAACCTACAACAACTAGAGTATTTCAAAACAGTCGCTGAAACCGAAAATTTTACTAAAGCTTCAAAGTTATTATTAGTTACTCAACCAGCATTAAGTAAATCAATAGCAAAGTTGGAAGGAGAACTAAAAGTCCCTTTATTTGAAAAGAGTGGCAGAAATGTCAAACTAACTAGGTTTGGGAAATTATTTTTAGTTCATGCAGAGAGAGCATTGGTAGAGATTGAAAAAGGGATAAAGGAATTAGATGAAATGGTTAGTGATACTACAGGGACAGTTTCTATTTCCTCTACATCTAGAGTAGGAGCTTATTTTATGAATTTTATAATAAGCGATTTCTTAAATGATAACCCTAATGTAAAGTTTCAATTTAACCAACAGTCTGTAACTGAAATAATAGAAGATTTAAAAAAAGGAAAAATTGATATTGGTTTCTATGATAATCATACAGAACCTATTTGGGATATTAATATAGAATCTATACCAATAAAAAAGCAAGAGTATATATTAATAGTACCAAAGAATCATAAATTAGCCGGTAGAGGAGAGGTATCTTTAAAGGAATTAGAAAATGAATCTTTTATAGCATTTTGTGAAGGTAGTAAAGATAGGATTCTTTCTTGTACTGATGCTTTAGGGTATACCCCTAAAATATCAATTCAGCCAAAAGGAGCTAATATAGGAAGTGTAATAGAAGGATTAGTATCTGCTGGAGCAGGGATTTCAGTAGTTCCTGATTCACCAACTATCAATACAAATACACTATCTAAAATAAATATTAAAGAAACTATTAAGGAAAGAATAATATATATGAGTTATTTAAAAAATTCATATATACCTCCAATAGCAAAGTTATTTAGAGATTATATATTAGAATATGTTGATAGAAATTATATAACTTCATCATAAAAAATGTAACTCCTAAGTTAAAGGAGTTACATTTTTTATGTTTATTAATTTAATTCAAGGATCTTTTTTTCTATATTATCTAAATTTTTATCTTCTCCATAAGTTAAATCAACCTTGTGAAGAGGGATAAGTTTAGTCTTGTGCTTAATTTTATAACCTATATATAAACTTAAAAATAGAGGTATACCTATATAAGAAGCTATTAAACCACTCCAGTCAATGCCATCTGGTTTAATACAAGAATAACCTTGACCTATTATTATAACTATACACATTATTAATGCTAGTATAGGTCCAAAAGGATACCATTTAGCAGTAAATTTTAAATCTTTTAAATTATTACCTTGATGAGTATATGCTTTTCTAAATCTATAATGGCATATTGCTATTCCAACCCATGCTATAAATCCAGCAAGGCCAGATGCAGCAACTAACCAAACATAAACAGTACTTTCGGCAAATACACCTGTTAAGAAACAAAAAGATGCAACTATAGTAGTTAATATTAAAGCATTTACAGGAACACCTCTTTTATTAGTCTTAGCAAATAGCTTTGGAGCAAGTCCATCCTTAGCCATAGAGTGAAGCATTCTGCTTGATGCATACATACCAGAATTTCCAGCAGATAATACAGATGTTAATATTACTGCATTCATAAGAGAAGCAGCTCCAGCTATACCTGCTTTCTCAAATACCATAGTAAATGGACTTTCAGAAACACCAGCCTGTGTAAAAGGTATTATAGCACCTAAAACTATTATCGTTCCTAAATAAAATATTAATATTCTCCAAAATATGGATTTTATAGCCCTAGGAATAGTTTTTTCTGGATTTTCACTTTCTCCAGCAGCAACTCCTATAAGTTCGGTTCCCTGAAATGAAAATCCTGCAACTAGAAAAATGGCAAAGATTGATTTTATTCCACCATGGAAAGGTCCATCTTTTATAAAATAATTATGAAATCCTATTTCATCAGAACCAATTATACCAACTATCATTAATACACCTATTATTAAAAATATAATTACAGTAACAACTTTAACACCAGCAAACCAATATTCAGACTCACCGTAGGCTTTTGATGATAGGAAGTTTAATCCGACAATTATTATTAAAAATAATAAACTCCAGTAAACTCCTGGTATGTTTGGGAACCAAAATTTCATAACTAAAGAACCTGCAACCATTTCGGCAGCTATTGTTATAGCCCAGTTGTACCAGTAATTCCATCCAAGTGCAAACCCAAGTGCTGGGTCAATAAATTTAGTAGCATAGGAACTAAAAGATCCAGAGATTGGCATAAAAGTAGCCATTTCACCTAAACTTGTTATTAAAAAATAAACCATAATGCCTACTAAACCATATGCAACTAATGCACCACCAGGTCCTGCTTGATAGATAGTATCTCCCATTGCAAGAAATATACCTGTTCCAATAGAACCACCTAGTGCTATCATGTTTAGATGTCTTGCTTTTAATCCTCTTTTTAATTCTTGATTTTGTTCACTCATTTGATTATCCTCCTTATGGTGTAAATTTTCCATAAGTAAGTAACTAAGATAATAAAATTTATCTAACAATAAAAATGCGCTTAGTTTATGTCGCTAACGACTTCGACGGTTACTCAGATATATTTTTATATTATTGAGTTATTGATATACCTTATATAAGTTATCAGTAATTTTAGGTTTACATAAGGTTTTTGTATACAAAAAAAGCCATGAGACTATACCCATGACAAAAATACGTAAATTATATACAAAAAATACAACGTACCGTACGTTTTCATTGAAAATAGCTCTCCACAAAAATGTGACAGTCTTATGCATATTTTACATAAGCCCAGTAAATAGTATCAAAGCCATTAACTATTTACTTCGGCGAAATTTCCTTTTGTATTATTTCATTGAGCTTACCTCCATAATACTACTCTTAAATTTCGCGCCTCTATCTCAGTTATCTACTTGTTGTTTTAAATTATAACCAAAACAAAAAATAAGTCAATAGAAAAGATTAGATTTTGTACAAAAACAATAAATAATAAGTTTACTAACAATAATTGCAAGTGTTAAAATAGAGTTAACATAGTTAGTAAAAATATAACAAGGAGCAAAAGCATTAAATAAAGAAAATTGAGGGGGAAAGCAAGTGACATTATTAAAAAAGAGCATAGCAAGCATAACAACACTATGTTTAATAACTATAAATCTAACTAGTTTGAGTTTTGCAAGTGAGGATATGCAAAAACAAGAATTAAAAAAAGCTATAGAAAAATCGGAACCATTTGTAGTAAGTGGTAATATAAAGGAAGAGAAAAAAGAAGGTATATCACCTCAACAAATCCTAATTAATTATTTAAGCAATGTAGAAAAAACTTCTACTTTCAAAGTCAAATCAAAAGAAGATGATAAAAATGATTCTCAGGTTATAGTAAGACTTCAACAGTATATAAATAATATACCTATCTATGGTTCAGATTTAGTAGGATGCGTAGATTATGACGGAAATATAAAATCAATTTCAGGATATATAGAGCCAACATCAAAGACATTAAAAGGATTTAACTATAATCCGACTTTAACTAAAGATGATGCACTTAAGATAGCAAAGGAAAAACTTGAACTAAAAAATGAATTAAATAAAAATGAAAAAGTAGAGTTATATTTATATAAAAGTAAAGAAGAATATAAACTTGCATACAAAGTAGATGTAAATATAATAGGAAAAACAATTTATAACAAAATTGTATTTATAGATGCTAACAGTGGAGATATAATAAATCAATACGAAAACACAAACAATATAATCAAATCAGAAAAAATTAAAGCAAAAGGTGTATTTGGAGATGAAAGAGAAATACAAGTAATACATAGACAAGGTGAAGCAGGCTTTAAAGACGGGTATTATTTTATAGATTTAAGTAGAGGATCAAAACCTATAAAAACTTTAGATATAAAAGGTCAATATTTTTATCAATATTATTATCAAAATAAAATTCCTTATGGCATGGATAATGATATAAAATATTTTAGCACAAAACTAGAAAAGAGCGATGGAAAGTTTGTAGATGCAAACTACCATGTAGGAAAAACTTACGATTTTTATTTAAATAAATACAATAGAGATGGGCTAGATGGAAAGGGAAGTAAGCCAGAATTACTTGTAAATGTAAATGAGCCAGGAAATGCATTTTCCAGTCTAGTAAATGGAGTTGATATACTAGTTTTTGGAAATGAAAACTCAACAACTTATGATTCTGCAGGATCATTAGATGTAATTGGACATGAATATACTCATTCAGTAGTAAGACATACTGCTAATTTAGATTATGTATCTCAATCAGGCGCTATAAACGAAGCATATGGAGATATTTTTGGTACTTTAGTAGAACATACTTATAAATCAAGCAAAAATTGGACTATAGGAGAAGATTTTTCAAAATATGGATACTTAAGAAGCATGAAAAACCCAGATATAGATAATGTAGATAATATGGAAATCTGTAGAAGGTCTCATGTACATAATGATAGCTGTGACAATGATTACGTACATGAAAATAGTGGTATAATAAATAAATTAGCTTACCTAATATCTGAAGGTGGAACACAATATGGTATTAATGTTAAAGGTATCGGAGAAGAAAAAATGGGTAAACTTTTCTATGATGCACTTACAGAAGGCTTATATTCTCAATCAGATTTTAATCATCTAGGAGAAGTATTATTATTAAAAGCTAAAACAGCAAGTGAAAAAGAAACAGTAGAAAATGCTCTAAAAGCTGTTGGGATAATGAAGGTAAGCTCAAATAATCCTAAAGTAGTTATAAGTAAAATGGTAGGAGAAACTAGATATGAAACATCTATAATGATAAGTCAAAAAGGTTGGGATACTTCTGATAATGTAGTATTAGTAAATTCAAGTTCTATAGCAGATGCTCTTTCAGCCACACCATTTGCAAAATCTATAAATGCGCCAATACTTCTAACACCAAATGACAGCTTATATTATAATATTGAACAAGAGATAAAGAGACTAAAAGCTAAAAATATATATATTATTGGAGGTACAAGTTCAGTATCGAATAATATAGTAAATGAGCTTGAATATGATGGATTTAAGGTAAATAGAATAAGTGGAATAGATAGATATGACACATCATTAGAAATAGCTAAAAGATTAGGTAACATATCAAATATAGCTGTTGTAAATGGAGTTAAAGGATTAGCAGATGCAGTTAGTATAGCACCTGTCGCAGCCAATAAGAATATGCCGATAATACTAACATCACAAAATGAAAATTTTGATAAAATTAATAAGTTTATTAAACAAAACAATATACAAACATCTTATGTTATAGGTGGACAAAGTACTATATCTAATGATATAACAACTAAATTACCTAACTATAAAAGAATAGGTGGAGATGATAGAAATGAAACCAATGCTTTAATTTTAGAGAACTTTTATAAAGAAAAAAATCTAGAAGACATACTTATAGCAAAAGATGGCATAAATAAACAAGATGATTTAATTGACGCCCTATCAGCAGGAGTATTAGCAGCTAAGAAAAACTCTCCAATTGTAATAGTTGGAAGTAATTTAAATTGGAAGCAAAAAGAAATTTTATCATCTAAAGAAACAAATGAAGTAACTCAAGTTGGTGGAAATGGAAATGAAAATTCATTTAGTCAAATAATTGATATATTAAACAAATAACTAAATTCTTTATAAAAAATACTAACAAGTAAAGTTAGTATTTTTTTGTTTAAAATCTAACTTATATGTTTTATATGTAAAAATATGGGAATAAAATTAATATATATGGATAGAAAGCTTAATTCAAGTAAAAAAGAAATTGAAGAATTTAAAGAATGTAGTTAGGAGATATTAAAATGAAGTTGGAAAAAGAAATAATATTAGAAGAAAGAGAAGCTAAAAAGATAGAAAGAAAATCTGAGAAATGTGATAAAAAGGAATTCGAAATTAACAGCGAAAGAAATTACAAAGAAGCACAAAAAGAAGCTAAAGCTCATCAAAAATCTATGAAAAAATTAGAAAAAGAAAAGTTTGAAGAAAAAAGGGAAGAAAGAAAAGTAAATAAATAAATTAAATAGGTATTTATAAAGGTATATAATTTAAGTATTATATGTTTATATAAGTATCTATTTAGATTATTTACTAAAACACTAACTTATTAAAGTTAGTGTTTTTTAATATATTTAAATAATAAATACAAAGATATAAAAAAAGTGGATTAATTAAAGGAATTTGTTTAAATTTGTAAAAGTATATTAATAAAGAGGTGAGTTCATATGTTTAACCAAAGTATTGTTTTAGAATTTGACAAAAGGTTAGTTTCAGAAGAAGAGATGATTGAGAATATAGATTATTATATTTCAAGGTCTAGTGAAGGTATGAAACTCATATCACAGGGAAAGCAAAAGGAGGCTATGAAAATATTAAAAGAAATTAAAACGTCATTAAAGAAAGAATACATATATTATAATAAAGAGAAGATTAAACCATATATACATAGAAATAATGTATATAGAACTTATCAATGGGGGATAGTTTTAGCTTATTCTAAATTATATAAAGTCTATTCTTATAAATATTTGTATGACAATTTATTTAATGTATGGGATAGTATCTCTAATCATGATTCTTGTTTATTTTTAGGATATAGAATATAAAGACACTTATATTATTTAATGATATAAGTGTCTTTTTAGTATAAAATAAATTTTATTTGTATAAAAATTTGGGTAAATATGATCTATAGCTACTTTTATATTTATTAGATTATTTACATCGAGATATTATAAAATTATCAAAAAAATATAAAAAAATAAGGAAATTTACTGAAAAATATAAAATTTAAGCTAGAATTAGGTGGTATCAAGGGGTATAAGAAAAGTGAATATAAATAGCTTGAATATACACTATATATGGTATAAAATAGAGGTTGTGTTACTACATATAGTGCTTATGCAAAGTTAAGTAAAGTGCTGAAAAACAAAAAAGTCAATACTTTTTATTAAAAAAGTTATTGTTTTTTTATCTAGTAAGACTTGACAAACACATCAAGAAATATTAGGCAAAAGGAGAGTTTTATGACCAGAAAATTAAATATAATAAAAAGAAATGGAAAGGTTGCAGAGTTTGATAAAATAAAAATCGAAAATGCAATACTAAATGCTATGAAATATGGTAGCGGTATATATGAAGAAGAAATAGCTAAAAAAATAGCTAACGAAATAGAAGAAAATTGTTATGAAAAGTCACCTTCGCCGACAGTATATCAAATAGAAGATATGGTATATAAGAAGTTAATAGATTATAAACACGAATTGACTGCGAAAGCTTATGAAGGATATAGAGCGGTACAGTCATTTAAAAGAGAAGTGAATACAACTGACGAAAGTATATTAGGATTACTAGACAATAGTAATGAAGATGTTATAAATGAAAATTCAAATAAAAATGGATTATTAGCGTCTACTCAAAGAGACCTAATAGCTGGAGAAGTTTCAAAAGATATAGCAAGAAGAAAATTAATACCAGCACATATAGCGCATGCCCATGATGAAGGTGTACTTCACTATCACGATATGGACTATGCAATTCAACCAATTCATAACTGTATGCTTATAAACTTAGAAGATATGTTAAATAATGGTACAGTAATAAGTAATAAATTAGTAGAATCACCAAAATCATTTACAACAGCTTGTACAGTTACAACACAAATAATAGCTCAAATAGCAAGCGGTCAATATGGTGGAAACTCTATAACTATAAAGCATATAGCACCATTTTTAAGAGTATCGTATGATAAATATTTCAATAAATACAAAGAAAAGTATTCTGAAGAAATGGCTAAAGAATTAGCTGAAGAAAGAATGTTAGAGGAGCTAAAAGCAGGTATACAAACTATAAGATATCAATTATCAACGTTATATACAAGTAATGGTCAATCACCATTTTCAACTATATATTTAGAGATTGAAGAAGGTCATGAATATGAAAGGGAAATGGCTTTAATTTGCGAAGAAATGATAGCGCAAAGATTAGAAGGAATGAAAAACTACAAAGGACAAGAAGTAGGAGAAGAATTCCCTAAACTAGTTTATTTATTAGATGAACATAACTGCCTAGAAGGTGGTAAGTATGACTATATTACAAGGCTAGCAGCTAAATGTAATACGAAAAGATTAGTTCCAGATTATCAAAGTGCTAAAATAATGAGAAAGAATTATGAAGGAAATACTTTCCCACCTATGGGATGTAGAAGTCACTTATCTCCATGGAAAGATGAAAATGGAAATTATAAGTGGTATGGAAGATTCAATCAAGGTGTAATATCATTAAACTTAGTACAAGTTGCATTAACTGCAAATAAAGATATGGATAAATTCTGGGAGATATTAGATGAAAGATTAGAACTTTGTAAAGAAGCTTTAATGGTTAGACATGATTTATTAAAAGGAGTAAAATCAGATGTATCTCCAATACATTGGCAACATGGAGGAATAGCTAGACTTAAAAAAGGAGAGAAGATAGACGCTCTTTTAGAGGATGGATATTCAACTCTTTCTTTAGGATATGTTGGGGTATATGAAATGACTCAAGCAATGCTTGGTGTAAGTCATACAACTAAAGAAGGGGAAGCATTTGCATTAGAAGTTATGCACCATTTAAATGATGCTTGCCAAAGTTGGAAGGAAGAAACTGGTCTTGGATTTGGATTATACGGAACTCCTGGAGAAAGTTTAACTTCAAGATTCTGTAGAATAGATAAGCAAAAATTCGGAGAAATTAAAAATGTAACTGATAGAATGTATTATACAAACTCATACCATGTTCACGTAACTGAAGAAATAGATGCTTTTGAAAAATTAAAGTTTGAAAGTCAATTCCACGACATAAGTTTAGGTGGATGTATAAGTTATGTAGAAGTACCGGATATGAGTAAAAACCTACAAGCAGTAGAGCAAATAATAAATTACATCTATCACAATATACAATACGCAGAAATAAATACTAAGCCAGATATATGCTATAAATGTGGATACACAGGTGAAATAAAGCTTGATAAGGATTTAGAATGGTATTGTCCAAACTGCGGAAACAGAGATAAAGATGAAATGCAAGTTATGAGAAGAACTTGTGGATACATTGGGGCAAATATGTGGGGTAAAGGACGTACTCAAGAGATAGGTGAGAGAGTACTTCACTTATAGAATTTGGAGTGATAATATGAGATTTGCCAAAATAAAAGACAATGACATAGCTAATGGACTTGGAGTAACAATGTCTTTTTGGACACAAGGATGTCCCCACCACTGTAAAGGATGTTTCAATGGAGAAACATGGGATTTTAACGGAGGTCAAGAATTTACACAAGAAGATTTACAATATATTATTGATAATATAAATAAAAATAATATAGATAGAGACTTATCTATATTAGGAGGAGAGCCATTATGCCCTCAAAATGTAGAAGGTGTATTTAATTTATGCAAAGAATTTAAGAAACATTACCCAAATAAAATGATATACCTATGGAGTGGATATACACTAGAAAATTTTGATGAAAGTCAAAAGAAAGTATTAAAATATATAGATGTATTAATAGATGGTAAGTTTGAAGAAAACAATAGAAATCTAAGCCTAATGTTAAGAGGTTCATCAAATCAAAGAGTTATAGACGTAAAAAAGACATTATTAAGTAATAAAATAGTATTTTATGAGCTAGGTTAAGTATGTAGAATGCATCAAGATAAATATAAATTTTATCTTGATGCATTTTTTACATGTAAGTAAATTATATTAAGCACAAAAATGTTAACAACTCATGAAAGTAAAATATGTCAATAAGATTGAAAATGTAAAACGTGACATTTGAGGAACGGACAAAGTCGTTGGTGACATGAAGTGTAGCGCCCACGCAGTGGCTTAAGCGAAGCGAATTTTTTACAAAATAAAAAATTATTATGCTAGAAGAAGTAATTTCATAGAGTACTTTAACGTTTAGTT
Encoded here:
- a CDS encoding LysR family transcriptional regulator; amino-acid sequence: MNLQQLEYFKTVAETENFTKASKLLLVTQPALSKSIAKLEGELKVPLFEKSGRNVKLTRFGKLFLVHAERALVEIEKGIKELDEMVSDTTGTVSISSTSRVGAYFMNFIISDFLNDNPNVKFQFNQQSVTEIIEDLKKGKIDIGFYDNHTEPIWDINIESIPIKKQEYILIVPKNHKLAGRGEVSLKELENESFIAFCEGSKDRILSCTDALGYTPKISIQPKGANIGSVIEGLVSAGAGISVVPDSPTINTNTLSKINIKETIKERIIYMSYLKNSYIPPIAKLFRDYILEYVDRNYITSS
- a CDS encoding amino acid permease, giving the protein MSEQNQELKRGLKARHLNMIALGGSIGTGIFLAMGDTIYQAGPGGALVAYGLVGIMVYFLITSLGEMATFMPISGSFSSYATKFIDPALGFALGWNYWYNWAITIAAEMVAGSLVMKFWFPNIPGVYWSLLFLIIIVGLNFLSSKAYGESEYWFAGVKVVTVIIFLIIGVLMIVGIIGSDEIGFHNYFIKDGPFHGGIKSIFAIFLVAGFSFQGTELIGVAAGESENPEKTIPRAIKSIFWRILIFYLGTIIVLGAIIPFTQAGVSESPFTMVFEKAGIAGAASLMNAVILTSVLSAGNSGMYASSRMLHSMAKDGLAPKLFAKTNKRGVPVNALILTTIVASFCFLTGVFAESTVYVWLVAASGLAGFIAWVGIAICHYRFRKAYTHQGNNLKDLKFTAKWYPFGPILALIMCIVIIIGQGYSCIKPDGIDWSGLIASYIGIPLFLSLYIGYKIKHKTKLIPLHKVDLTYGEDKNLDNIEKKILELN
- the nrdG gene encoding anaerobic ribonucleoside-triphosphate reductase activating protein; translated protein: MRFAKIKDNDIANGLGVTMSFWTQGCPHHCKGCFNGETWDFNGGQEFTQEDLQYIIDNINKNNIDRDLSILGGEPLCPQNVEGVFNLCKEFKKHYPNKMIYLWSGYTLENFDESQKKVLKYIDVLIDGKFEENNRNLSLMLRGSSNQRVIDVKKTLLSNKIVFYELG
- the nrdD gene encoding anaerobic ribonucleoside-triphosphate reductase, whose amino-acid sequence is MTRKLNIIKRNGKVAEFDKIKIENAILNAMKYGSGIYEEEIAKKIANEIEENCYEKSPSPTVYQIEDMVYKKLIDYKHELTAKAYEGYRAVQSFKREVNTTDESILGLLDNSNEDVINENSNKNGLLASTQRDLIAGEVSKDIARRKLIPAHIAHAHDEGVLHYHDMDYAIQPIHNCMLINLEDMLNNGTVISNKLVESPKSFTTACTVTTQIIAQIASGQYGGNSITIKHIAPFLRVSYDKYFNKYKEKYSEEMAKELAEERMLEELKAGIQTIRYQLSTLYTSNGQSPFSTIYLEIEEGHEYEREMALICEEMIAQRLEGMKNYKGQEVGEEFPKLVYLLDEHNCLEGGKYDYITRLAAKCNTKRLVPDYQSAKIMRKNYEGNTFPPMGCRSHLSPWKDENGNYKWYGRFNQGVISLNLVQVALTANKDMDKFWEILDERLELCKEALMVRHDLLKGVKSDVSPIHWQHGGIARLKKGEKIDALLEDGYSTLSLGYVGVYEMTQAMLGVSHTTKEGEAFALEVMHHLNDACQSWKEETGLGFGLYGTPGESLTSRFCRIDKQKFGEIKNVTDRMYYTNSYHVHVTEEIDAFEKLKFESQFHDISLGGCISYVEVPDMSKNLQAVEQIINYIYHNIQYAEINTKPDICYKCGYTGEIKLDKDLEWYCPNCGNRDKDEMQVMRRTCGYIGANMWGKGRTQEIGERVLHL
- a CDS encoding cell wall-binding repeat-containing protein, giving the protein MTLLKKSIASITTLCLITINLTSLSFASEDMQKQELKKAIEKSEPFVVSGNIKEEKKEGISPQQILINYLSNVEKTSTFKVKSKEDDKNDSQVIVRLQQYINNIPIYGSDLVGCVDYDGNIKSISGYIEPTSKTLKGFNYNPTLTKDDALKIAKEKLELKNELNKNEKVELYLYKSKEEYKLAYKVDVNIIGKTIYNKIVFIDANSGDIINQYENTNNIIKSEKIKAKGVFGDEREIQVIHRQGEAGFKDGYYFIDLSRGSKPIKTLDIKGQYFYQYYYQNKIPYGMDNDIKYFSTKLEKSDGKFVDANYHVGKTYDFYLNKYNRDGLDGKGSKPELLVNVNEPGNAFSSLVNGVDILVFGNENSTTYDSAGSLDVIGHEYTHSVVRHTANLDYVSQSGAINEAYGDIFGTLVEHTYKSSKNWTIGEDFSKYGYLRSMKNPDIDNVDNMEICRRSHVHNDSCDNDYVHENSGIINKLAYLISEGGTQYGINVKGIGEEKMGKLFYDALTEGLYSQSDFNHLGEVLLLKAKTASEKETVENALKAVGIMKVSSNNPKVVISKMVGETRYETSIMISQKGWDTSDNVVLVNSSSIADALSATPFAKSINAPILLTPNDSLYYNIEQEIKRLKAKNIYIIGGTSSVSNNIVNELEYDGFKVNRISGIDRYDTSLEIAKRLGNISNIAVVNGVKGLADAVSIAPVAANKNMPIILTSQNENFDKINKFIKQNNIQTSYVIGGQSTISNDITTKLPNYKRIGGDDRNETNALILENFYKEKNLEDILIAKDGINKQDDLIDALSAGVLAAKKNSPIVIVGSNLNWKQKEILSSKETNEVTQVGGNGNENSFSQIIDILNK